A part of Candidatus Eisenbacteria bacterium genomic DNA contains:
- a CDS encoding ABC transporter permease: protein MSGYLLRRLLAAVPIVLGISTLVFFVLHLAPGDPTAIYWNADADPEVLRMMRANLGLDDPLPVQYARWLSRTLRGDFGYSFGHKRPVAEVIGDALPNTLVLSLASMAILFALGVFVGVLSAVKQYSLADHAATVLTFFFYSMPSFWFALMLLLVFHYHLRWFPADQMTSIDFVYESLSIPGKILDR from the coding sequence ATGAGCGGATATCTCCTCCGGCGGCTCCTCGCCGCTGTGCCGATCGTTCTCGGGATCTCGACGCTCGTCTTCTTCGTCCTTCATCTCGCGCCCGGCGACCCGACGGCGATCTACTGGAACGCGGACGCGGACCCCGAGGTCCTCCGGATGATGCGGGCGAACCTCGGCCTCGACGACCCGCTTCCGGTGCAGTACGCGCGATGGCTCTCCAGGACCCTCCGCGGCGATTTCGGCTATTCCTTCGGCCACAAACGCCCAGTCGCCGAGGTGATCGGAGACGCCCTCCCGAACACGCTCGTCCTTTCGCTCGCGTCGATGGCGATCCTCTTCGCGCTCGGCGTGTTCGTCGGCGTCCTCTCCGCGGTGAAGCAGTACTCGCTCGCCGACCACGCGGCCACCGTGCTCACGTTCTTCTTCTACTCGATGCCGAGCTTCTGGTTCGCGCTCATGCTTCTGCTCGTCTTTCACTATCACCTTCGATGGTTCCCGGCCGATCAGATGACGTCGATCGATTTCGTGTACGAGTCGCTGTCGATTCCGGGAAAGATCCTCGACCG